One window from the genome of Streptomyces sp. WZ-12 encodes:
- the murQ gene encoding N-acetylmuramic acid 6-phosphate etherase translates to MPPTDPNYTALRTQLESLTTEAFRPELSDIDRRPTLDIARLMNDEDATVPAAVAERLPEIAAAIDATAARMARGGRLIYAGAGTAGRLGVLDASECPPTFNTDPSEVLGLIAGGPTAMVTAVEGAEDSKELAAGDLTALAVADRDVVVGISASGRTPYAVGAVEHARAIGALTIGLSCNADSPLAAAAEHGIEIVVGPELITGSTRLKAGTAQKLVLNMISTITMIRLGKTFGNLMVDVRASNDKLRARSRRIVALATGASDLEIEAALTETGGEVKNAILVLLGGVDGHEAGRLLDTSRGHLRTALQSSRTPATGHPHHN, encoded by the coding sequence ATGCCACCCACCGACCCCAACTACACGGCCCTGCGAACCCAGTTGGAGTCCCTCACCACCGAGGCGTTCCGCCCCGAGCTCTCGGACATCGACCGCCGCCCGACCCTCGACATCGCCCGCCTGATGAACGACGAGGACGCCACCGTCCCCGCCGCCGTCGCCGAACGCCTCCCGGAGATCGCCGCCGCCATCGACGCCACCGCCGCCCGTATGGCCCGCGGCGGCCGCCTGATCTACGCCGGTGCCGGTACGGCCGGCCGCCTCGGCGTCCTGGACGCCAGCGAATGCCCGCCCACCTTCAACACCGACCCCTCCGAGGTCCTCGGCCTGATCGCGGGCGGCCCCACCGCCATGGTCACCGCCGTCGAAGGAGCCGAGGACAGCAAGGAGTTGGCCGCCGGGGACCTGACCGCGCTGGCCGTAGCCGACCGCGACGTCGTCGTCGGCATCTCCGCCTCCGGCCGCACCCCCTACGCCGTCGGCGCCGTCGAGCACGCCCGCGCCATCGGCGCCCTGACCATCGGCCTGTCCTGCAACGCCGACTCCCCCCTCGCCGCGGCCGCCGAGCATGGCATCGAGATCGTCGTCGGCCCCGAGCTGATCACCGGCTCCACCCGCCTCAAGGCGGGCACGGCGCAGAAGTTGGTGCTCAACATGATCTCGACGATCACCATGATCCGCCTGGGCAAGACCTTCGGAAATCTGATGGTTGACGTCCGCGCCTCCAACGACAAGCTACGGGCCCGCTCCCGCCGCATCGTCGCGCTCGCCACCGGGGCCTCCGACCTGGAGATCGAGGCCGCCCTCACCGAGACCGGCGGCGAGGTGAAGAACGCCATCCTCGTCCTGCTCGGCGGCGTCGACGGCCACGAGGCCGGCCGCCTCCTCGACACCTCCAGAGGCCACCTCCGCACCGCCCTCCAGTCCTCGCGCACCCCCGCCACCGGCCACCCTCACCACAACTGA
- a CDS encoding MurR/RpiR family transcriptional regulator, with protein sequence MNSAVKETFNDRRSTPAPAPPAAAPAPPAPAALAAKVRTLAPTMTRSMQRVAETVAGDPAGCAALTVTGLAERTGTSEATVVRTSRLLGYPGYRDLRLALAALAAQQATGSAPAVTADIAVDDSLIDVIAKLAQEERQCLADTATALDVTQLEAAVAALASARRIDVYGIGASNLVAQDLVQKLLRIGLIAHAHSDPHLAVTNAVQMRARDVAIAITHSGRTTDVIEPLRVAFEHGATTIAITGRPDGEIAAYADHILTTSTARESELRPAAMSSRTSQLLVVDCLFIGVAQRTYETAAPALSASYEALAHRHNPRH encoded by the coding sequence ATGAACAGTGCAGTGAAGGAAACTTTCAACGACCGCAGGTCGACTCCGGCACCGGCCCCGCCGGCGGCCGCGCCGGCCCCACCCGCCCCCGCGGCGCTGGCCGCCAAGGTCCGTACGCTCGCGCCGACGATGACGCGCTCCATGCAGCGCGTAGCGGAGACGGTCGCCGGCGACCCGGCCGGCTGCGCCGCCCTGACCGTCACGGGCCTCGCCGAGCGCACCGGCACCAGCGAGGCCACCGTCGTGCGCACCTCCCGCCTCCTCGGCTACCCGGGCTACCGCGACCTCCGCCTGGCCCTGGCCGCCCTCGCCGCGCAGCAGGCGACCGGCAGCGCGCCCGCCGTGACGGCCGATATAGCGGTCGACGATTCCCTGATCGATGTCATCGCCAAGTTGGCGCAGGAGGAGCGGCAGTGCCTCGCCGACACCGCCACCGCGCTGGACGTGACGCAGTTGGAGGCGGCCGTCGCCGCCCTCGCCTCCGCCCGCCGGATCGACGTCTACGGAATAGGAGCCTCCAACCTCGTCGCCCAGGACCTGGTCCAAAAGCTGCTGCGCATCGGCCTGATCGCGCACGCCCACTCCGACCCGCACCTCGCCGTCACCAACGCCGTGCAGATGCGGGCGCGCGACGTGGCCATCGCGATCACTCACTCCGGCCGCACGACCGACGTCATAGAGCCGCTGCGGGTCGCCTTCGAGCACGGCGCGACGACGATCGCCATCACCGGCCGCCCGGACGGTGAGATCGCCGCCTACGCCGACCACATCCTGACGACGTCCACGGCCCGCGAGAGCGAGCTGCGCCCCGCGGCCATGTCCTCCCGCACCAGTCAACTCCTCGTCGTCGACTGCCTCTTCATAGGCGTCGCCCAGCGCACCTACGAAACGGCCGCCCCCGCCCTCTCCGCGTCATACGAGGCCCTGGCCCACCGCCACAACCCCCGCCACTGA
- a CDS encoding PTS transporter subunit EIIC, with translation MTEEKHRATAAALLPLVGGAGNVTSVAHCMTRLRLGIKDRSLVQDDALKALPAVLGVVEDDTYHIVLGPGTVARVTPEFERLLNEPPAHAPTTTPTPPTTPARTPTPTPTPTPQATNESAATDLAARGAALKARQKARNATPVKLFLRRIANIFVPLIPALIGCGIIAGLNGLLTNAGWLPSLVPALTAIASGFMSLIALFVGYHTAKEFGGTPVLGGAVAAVTVFPGIAHVTAFGQQLAPGQGGVLGALAAALLAAQLEKHFRRRIPEALDVLLTPTLTVLLTGLVTVFGLMWAAGEISTAIGTAATWLLAHGGAIAGLLLGGLFLPLVMLGLHQALIPIHTTLIQQQGYTTLLPILAMAGAGQVGAALALYARLRRNHSLRTTIRSALPAGFLGIGEPLIYGVSLPLGRPFITACLGGAFGGGFIGLFNQLGDAVGATAIGPSGWALFPLVKGNHPLTTTIAVYALGLLIGYAVGFVATYFFGLSKQQRTDLNTPNTPNNLDVLNGLNTPTSDPATPQHTDASTHDALRPTAPEARTTALKGTG, from the coding sequence ATGACCGAAGAAAAGCACCGCGCCACCGCTGCCGCGCTCCTCCCCCTCGTAGGCGGCGCCGGCAACGTCACCTCCGTCGCCCACTGCATGACCCGCCTCCGCCTGGGCATCAAGGACCGCTCCCTGGTCCAGGACGACGCCCTCAAAGCGCTCCCCGCCGTCCTGGGCGTCGTGGAGGACGACACCTACCACATCGTGCTCGGCCCCGGCACGGTCGCCCGAGTCACCCCCGAGTTCGAACGCCTCCTCAACGAGCCCCCGGCCCACGCCCCCACAACCACGCCCACCCCTCCAACCACACCCGCACGCACACCCACACCCACACCCACACCCACACCCCAGGCAACCAACGAATCCGCCGCCACCGACCTAGCCGCCCGGGGCGCCGCCCTCAAGGCGCGGCAGAAGGCCCGCAACGCCACCCCGGTGAAGCTGTTCCTCCGCCGCATCGCCAACATCTTCGTGCCGCTCATCCCCGCCCTCATCGGCTGCGGCATCATCGCCGGTCTCAACGGCCTGCTCACCAACGCCGGTTGGCTGCCCTCCCTGGTCCCGGCCCTGACGGCCATCGCCTCCGGCTTCATGTCCCTGATCGCGCTCTTCGTCGGCTACCACACCGCGAAGGAGTTCGGCGGCACGCCCGTCCTCGGCGGCGCCGTCGCCGCCGTCACGGTCTTCCCGGGCATCGCCCACGTCACCGCGTTCGGCCAGCAGTTGGCCCCCGGCCAAGGGGGCGTCCTCGGCGCCCTGGCCGCCGCCCTGCTCGCCGCCCAGTTGGAGAAGCACTTCCGCAGACGCATCCCCGAGGCGCTGGACGTCCTCCTCACCCCCACCCTCACCGTCCTCCTCACCGGCCTGGTCACTGTCTTCGGCCTGATGTGGGCCGCCGGTGAGATCTCCACCGCCATCGGCACCGCCGCCACCTGGCTGCTCGCCCACGGCGGCGCCATCGCCGGCCTCCTCCTCGGCGGCCTCTTCCTCCCCCTGGTGATGCTGGGCCTCCACCAGGCCCTCATCCCCATCCACACCACCCTGATCCAGCAACAGGGCTATACGACCCTGCTCCCGATCCTCGCCATGGCCGGCGCCGGCCAAGTGGGCGCCGCCCTCGCCCTCTACGCCCGCCTCCGCCGCAACCACTCACTCCGCACCACGATCCGCTCCGCCCTCCCCGCCGGCTTCCTCGGCATCGGCGAGCCCCTGATCTACGGCGTCTCGCTCCCCCTCGGCCGCCCCTTCATCACTGCCTGCCTCGGCGGCGCGTTCGGCGGCGGCTTCATCGGCCTGTTCAACCAACTCGGCGACGCCGTCGGCGCCACCGCCATCGGCCCCTCCGGCTGGGCGCTCTTCCCGCTGGTCAAGGGCAACCACCCACTCACCACCACGATCGCCGTCTACGCCCTCGGTCTCCTCATCGGCTACGCCGTCGGCTTCGTCGCCACCTACTTCTTCGGCCTCAGCAAACAACAACGCACCGACCTCAATACCCCCAACACCCCCAACAATCTCGATGTGCTCAACGGCCTCAACACCCCCACCAGCGACCCGGCCACACCCCAGCACACCGACGCAAGCACCCACGACGCCCTGCGGCCCACCGCCCCCGAAGCTCGAACCACGGCGCTCAAAGGCACCGGATAG
- a CDS encoding DUF998 domain-containing protein: MPNVPNPTRTGDRTAYEPVVAPTTHYAGREATAAVLFGAAALLYNWWLLEFRLPTGLDPRHSYVSELYAADQRFRVLFGALESGCALLVIAGALLARSTPAGHGRWARAGWLALAGLGLSSLADVLLPMTCAPSLEPGCEPVHPWHTATSALAHFFLFASMAGLSRAAAVQRPPMPLVRRWGPRVLAVAMPAAILTVGPLLGHPGWHGVPQRVHLMLVGVWFALLAAELGRSVRRRRRWAGHWDGRWERYVEGLRRACRSEPLGRVGELGEEDGALPGPERGRRGGEGVLAGREGGSLGGEGVLPEREGGSLGRESELPGGEGGLEGGLLGLGSAPPGREGAPLGPEGELLGGGRGPAGRGRGPGGEGSGPAEAGWETSGPEGTGREGTGS, translated from the coding sequence GTGCCGAACGTCCCGAACCCCACGCGGACCGGTGACCGCACCGCCTACGAGCCCGTGGTCGCGCCCACCACCCACTACGCCGGCCGGGAGGCGACGGCGGCCGTCCTCTTCGGCGCCGCCGCCCTGCTCTACAACTGGTGGCTGCTGGAATTCCGGCTCCCCACCGGCCTCGACCCCCGGCACTCCTACGTCAGCGAGCTCTACGCCGCTGACCAGCGGTTCCGGGTCCTCTTCGGCGCCCTGGAGAGCGGTTGCGCGCTCCTCGTCATCGCGGGTGCCCTGCTCGCCCGCAGCACGCCCGCCGGGCACGGCCGTTGGGCCCGCGCGGGTTGGCTCGCACTGGCCGGCCTCGGCCTCTCCTCGCTGGCCGACGTTCTGCTCCCGATGACCTGCGCCCCCTCGCTGGAGCCCGGCTGCGAGCCCGTCCACCCCTGGCACACCGCAACCAGCGCCCTCGCCCACTTCTTCCTCTTCGCCTCGATGGCGGGCCTGAGCCGCGCGGCCGCGGTGCAACGGCCGCCGATGCCGTTGGTCCGCCGCTGGGGGCCGCGCGTCCTGGCCGTGGCCATGCCCGCCGCGATCCTCACCGTCGGTCCGCTCCTGGGCCACCCCGGTTGGCACGGCGTACCGCAGCGGGTCCATCTGATGCTGGTGGGCGTGTGGTTCGCCCTGCTGGCCGCGGAGTTGGGGCGCTCGGTGCGCCGGCGTCGGCGCTGGGCCGGCCACTGGGACGGCCGCTGGGAGCGGTACGTGGAAGGACTCAGGCGCGCCTGCCGAAGCGAACCTCTGGGGCGAGTGGGCGAGCTCGGTGAAGAGGACGGCGCGCTTCCCGGGCCGGAGCGCGGCCGTCGTGGCGGGGAGGGAGTGCTTGCTGGGCGGGAGGGCGGTTCTCTTGGCGGGGAGGGTGTGCTTCCTGAGCGGGAGGGCGGTTCTCTTGGGCGCGAGAGTGAACTTCCCGGAGGGGAAGGGGGACTTGAAGGGGGGCTTCTCGGGCTGGGGAGTGCACCTCCTGGGCGCGAGGGCGCGCCTCTCGGGCCGGAGGGCGAACTCCTTGGAGGCGGGCGTGGACCTGCTGGGCGCGGGCGTGGGCCTGGTGGGGAGGGATCCGGTCCGGCGGAAGCAGGGTGGGAGACATCTGGACCGGAGGGGACGGGGCGAGAGGGGACCGGCTCATAG